The genomic DNA ctgtcctcgtgACAGAGTCTCAGTCCTCTCGTGTTCAGCAGTGACGCTTCAAGTCCTCTGTGTGTACCCTTGTGTTGCAGGCAGAATTATGCCAGACCCATCTCCTCCAGCACACTCCTGGGGGACTCGTCCTCCTGCGGGGAGGGaaaaaacaggaggaggagaggaggtctcAGCTTGGTCCCAAAAAACCGACTCTGATCTCATAGTTTATGTACGGCAGTAGAGCTGCAGCTTAGCGATCAGAGAAGGGGAAACATGTGATGAAACTCCGCATCTGCAGGGCAATGGGATGAGTACAGAGCACCTAGACGCGGGCCATGCATGtgcttacacacctacacagacacactaaagcTTCCTGTCGTTAGATTGTTCTCCAACACTGCACATTGATGTACATGAACATGCCTTAAccctctcaaatacacacacatttatacaccccacacacatatggaaaTACAGTTTGGATCTTTTCCATGTGTACCTCTTGTAGAAGGTCTGCTTGTTCGATAGCCTTAAGCACACTCTTTTTGGAGGTGTCCTGTATTTCTCCTCCCATCAGAAACTCATCTAGGATAAAGTAGGCCTTCTCAAAGTTAAATATGATATCCAGCTCACACACCTAGGCCATaagaacacattcaaacagatCTGTTTAGATCCTCATTAAACATATCACATTCACATATAAAACAAGAGAcatatttattatcattatttcacACAATAAAACATCTCTCAGGACACTTAGAACCTCAGTAGCAAGGAACACATGACGACTGATGCTGGGTTCACTATACACCGAGCACACAGAGAACTAAGCCACAGCATTGCATATAGACCTCAAACAAAGACACGAGGGAGAATTCAtcagatggatagatggagggagagtaAAGATGAGGTAAGAACACTCTGCCTCATCTATCAACAGctagaggagagggagcgctGCAGAAAATgagtaaggagagagaaaataatgacAAGCCTAACATAGTGGCTGAGAGGGATACAGCTGGTCAAATGGGGATAATGGGATATGGGGGGGGGCAAACAGAAGAAATGaacatagatagacagagacagatggatagacagaaagaaagaaagaaagaaagaaagaaagaaaggggtgaATGAGGAGATATGACTCACGCTGCCAAAGTACTTATCCAGCAGCTCCACAAAACGGTGGATGACCTCCAGGGTAATGAGCTCATTGTCCTGCTCTTCCACAGCACAACAGAAATATAGGCTAGCATACCTGcaacatgtgaacacacacacacacacacacacacacacacacacacacacacacacacacacacacacacacacacacacacacacacacacacacacacacacacacacacacacacacacacacacacacacacacacacacacacagagagagagattagcacTGTCCTACTGGACaagagaaacaaagacaaacatgtAAACCGTGTACGTCACATATgagcagacacatgcacacacacaggccatcaggCTCACCtgcatgcacatatgcagaAATAGTATCTAGGGCAAAGAAAGGAGGCCAACATCAATGAAGGAAACACAAAAGAAGAGACTCCACCCCCTTGCTGAAGAACTATGTGTTGTCAGTTCGGACTTAAATGGATGCCCATTTTGAGGCCAAAGGCGGCCAAAAATGAGTTGTGGTCAAATTCAGGGGTTGGATGCATTTCCTGCACAGTTTTGCAGCACTTTGCTGTGACCTCAAAAACTAACCGCAACCGTAAAACTGTCAAGTGGTTGATTTCAGTACTGGGGTGTGCTTGTATGACAATTAGCAAAGGTCAGACAGCCAGTGTACAGACATTGAGGGTGCAAACGGGAAAACATGAGACAGAGAGCCCTCtggtggcgcacacacacacacacacacacacacacacacacagcagagtggcCAACTACCACCCCACCTTACTTCACACCACTCAATCAGTCATATACGCGCCCCTGTGAAGCAGCCAGCGTGAGCTGTGGGAGGACGTGGCACTGTGACTCACTCCCAGGTCACTACACTGAAGGGCCTGAGCAGAAGAGCCCAACTAGGAAAGGTCACCCAGCTGCAGCCCCGTCATCTGTAGCGCATCGATGCTCCCCCGCTCAACACAGGACCACTCCAAAGAGCCGTCTGtgctacacactgtgtgtgtgtgtgtgtgtgtgtgtgtgtgtgtgtgtgtgtgtgtgtgtgtgtgtgtgtgtaagagaggaggAACCGGGTGCGGGTGGGGGCAGGTGGCGAATACACCTCACCAAAACACTGACTCACACCGTGACTCATCAGTAATGCCCATCTGATAATGCATTTTCTGACATTTTACGCTTCTCATGTGTGGAAGAGTTGCTAAGTAAACACTGGGGAGAGAAGCACgtcacccccctcctcttccagcTGACTGGCTGATTACAGCCCAACTCCGGAGAGCTATTGTTCATTACGTCTTGCAGATTAGACTGTCATACTGATTGGGATTCGTCACGACTGCTCAGAAGTAAGCAGGCCAGGCTGTCCCTTCAGTTTATTCCACTTTCTTTCTGTTGCCGTCGTTGGTATTGAAAGAAAGCAGTAGTCAAGTAAACCtatcacattgtgtgtgtgtgtgtgtgtgtgtgagtgtgagtgtgtgtgtgagtgtgtgtgtgtgtgtgtgtgtgtgtgtgtgtgtgtgtgtgtgagtgtgtgtacctcttgTATACAATCTTCAGGTCCCTCCACTCTAAGAAGCTGCACATCTTGGGTTTTCTGGCGAGCACCACTTGCATGAGCTCCCGGACCATCTTCTTTTTGTCTCGTTCCGCCGTGGCTGTGTACCACTTCTGGAGCCGTAGCTTCCCCTGCCGGCTGAAAAGCAGCATGAACCGCAtctgagaagagaaagaggaagaggaaggagaaaacAATAGATCGAAGGTAATGGCTCACTGGAATTcaataataatgtgtgtgtgtgtgtgtgtgtgtgtgtgtgtgtgtgcatatgtaggAGTCCTGgaggtgtacatgtgtctgtggtttgtttGGCATGCCAGatgcattatatatatacaccttaTCCTTACCTTTCCATGACACCATATGCAATTTAAACtacatcccccccaccccaaccccctcgAGATTACCGGAATATGGATTGATTGCACTTCATTACTCCCCCTAGAACTGCTATACATTCTAACTCTGCAATCTGTGACACAAAGCTCATTCCATTCATGGTACATGAGAGATCCTGCTATTTTTTCAAGACCACCATATTTGCTGACATGACAGGACTGTTGGACATACTATCAAGAGGCATTTTGGAACACGTTGTAAGGTGTGATTTGCTCCTAGGGATAAAAACAACTTGCCATGTTGGCAAAACATTAAACCAAATCAGTATTTGGCCACAGGTGCATTAGAGGGACAAAGGAGTGAAAGACCAAAAGGAAGATCTGAACAGAGAGTAAGACAGAAAGAGTGCGCAAGAAAGAGCGAAGACAGAGGGCATGGTCAAGGTTAAGACAACTGGCCAAGGCACAGCACCCTCAACAAAAGAGGCAGATGCTATTTCATCTGTTTTCAGCCAGTTGAAGATGCCATCATTCCAAAAATCTGATGTCACCAGAGGACCAGACACTAGATATTAGCAGAgcctatgttttgttttgtcaaagGTCCTCTAATCCTCTAACAAGTTAGGtttaaatcaaacacagacaatGGTACACGGATAAGTTAGCAGTTAGTCTTCACAAAACATGCAAAGCTACACACAATTTCAGTACTACGGGGTCCTATGGTTaagtacaaacacaaaaaaactacacaCATCCAGCTAAGCTATTTTGTCTTTACTTACAGCCGCAAATGTTCGTTGCCCTAAGTTTATTCTGACAAAAGGAGAAACAAGAGACAATTACACACTGTTGCACATACGCATCATAATACTTGACGCGCACCATGCAGAACAAGACCTACAGTGATAGATACACTCTCCCTCAGTGATCTAAAATGGTAAGTTATTTCTCACCAGTAAATGTCAATGTCTGTCAGCCATTTTAACACAGAAAATGTGAAATACTAATTCACGACGACCCTTCTGCAGGCGAGGTGGCATCCCGGAAATGCCCAATACTACAGGAACTCTTTGAGTGATCCAGGAGCATTACGGCTGAGTATGACTCCTTACTGTGAATCAGGCAGAATGTTTTGTATGTCCATATCTCAACCAAACATGAGTTATTATGCCTATAACAGAATTAATATGAATCCAGAAAACCGCACTATGGATGCACCTGATCAGTGAGTAGGCGGTTTCAACGAGCGTTTCCGGTGTATTAAGTTACGAATAAGAGAGGGCAAAACACCTGGAAAGCGCTGTCATGTCAGATGATTATTCGTCCATTTCCCAAGCTGTAGTATGAGTTTACGATCAACCTAAACCAAACGCCACTAACTCGATCGCCAAGTCTAGATAAATACTTAATTGGTTGGCTAGGGGCATTCATTTGTCAGTAAAGATGTCTAGGTTTTCCCCTGACAGATAGCCAGTCAGGTAGCTAGTCAGGTAACTAGCCAAGGGACTTTAAATGATTTGACACCGTCTGAAGTTTTACAGTACCTTTCCTAGCTATCCTACATAGCCAAACTAACAATACTTCAGCGGATATATTCTAACCTCCGATGATTACTTATCACATCAATGTCTGTCTTGAATTTAGGAGTAAAATGCATAAGAACTGGTTTAAAGTTACTGAAGGCTAGCAAGCGGCTTGACTTCTGAATGCTAGCCCCTATGCTACCTAGCTACCTTCGATAATACTGCCCGTTTAATGTTACAGGCTCCTAActcgctagctagcaaactagCTTTACTAAAATCAGTTAGCTTGCTGATTCAATGTAGGACGTAACGGAACGAAAGCAATACTTACCATATTGATTAATGCAACTGAAGGTCACTTGCGTTGAGTGTTAGATACAGCCTTCTTATTTTGAACCTGCAAATGTTAGCATTGCATGTCAAATTTAGTTTAAAATATGTGCTTTGGAATATTTGGGCAGCCCATGAAACAGCTTGGAGCGGAATCAGGTGGAAGCGTCATAACTGCCTGTTCTTCTTTCTACGAACATGCGCACTGCGCATTTCTTATGTTGACGATAAAATAGAGCCACCCAATTCAACTTTACTTTTCAACGATCCTCTACCTTCCCTGTAGTGAATAACACGGGAcagtttcataaaaaaaatgtttttgtttgtttctatatATGGTGGCCTCTATTTTATTCCGTTACATTATGGCGGACAAGATAGGCTACTGTTGCCATGACAAACTGCAGGGTGActttgtttccatggaaactgtGGTACTATGTGGTACTATCCAAAATATTTAGGCTATTcgacaaaaaaaatgaacgtAGCCTGCACTGTTGTATACTTCGCTATGTTATCTTGAGATAAAGTTATTTGGTTTTAGTATTAGCCTGGGCTGGCCTGGTATGTTCAGCCTATACATTTAAACCTGCacgtctgtttgtttttttgtttgtgttttatgatgatgatgatcatcaACCAAAGAGCCATTGGGCCAGTTTTTCAGAGTGAAACTTAAACCGAACGGTCACCATACAAaggtagacaaaaaaaaaaggcaatgaACCACGGAGATTATATAGACTAGTGATAGTACTCATTTTGGACTGCAGGGGTCGACAGCAAGCTAAGCAAGCAAGAAGTAGGCTAAGCAATATTCGACCTTTATTGCACAACTTACTGAAAGAGACATCCAGTCgaggcaatgttttttttttttttttcaaaaatagaATTTATTATAAATAGTGTAAAAATACAATTtgcacaaatacatatttatattaagcatttttaaaataaacatcaaaTACATACATCCTAAAAGTAATCCTGTTTCATTCCCAAACTTGGATGTTTCACACCCATTTTATGTTACCAATGCTTGCAAGGGTAAATGTTGTTCAATGATATCATATTGCATTGTGGATTAATTCTATATGCAACCACAAAACTGAACTTAGTTAACAACTGGTTTCTCTTTATCTAAGTGTGACCTTTAGTAGGCCTAGTTTTTACTGATCCTAGTTGTTTCCACTATAAACTAGTAAAACACTTCCTCCATTTCAAAATGTAAAGGTTCCCCTTGGATTTGGTAGGACTATGTGTGAGGTGTTCTCTGTTATGTCTTTAAAATCTCAGTAGTAAACTGATTGACAGATGTCTCTGCCAATGGGTAGAATGCATGCTTGGTCCTCATGCTTAAGTCTGGATGGTGGCCCAAAGCCTTGGTCATCTAGTGTTCCTGTGGCTGGTTCACTTGGCCCATGAATAATACAGCACCTGAGGATACAATGTTAACACGTCACATTAGTGTTTTAGTGTACACACATTAAGTGAAtgtgaaacaaacatgacaaattGGGTGGTGGCCAGATGAGAGGGAGTGATAAGGAACAGGAAAGCTcaccagtgtgcttgtgtttaatgagaaagagaaatggccGGTCCAGAGTAATCTCCTCAACTGCCATCCGTGAAAAGATAATAGCAGCTACACAGACAGAAGTGGGAAGCACACCATCAGACACAGCATCGTGTTGCACAACATCATATAACATGTAGTCTAAATCACATTAGCCAGAGTTTggtcatgttttgtgtttgtaaatatggTGTACCTGTGGCAGAGGAACCTTTTGTGCCTTCCTCATTCACCTCTAGTTTCACTCTTTGAAGCACCTtggacacacacagtggttCCTCAGCTGGATAGACAGGGAATGGAGACAATAGGTTAATTAcaagaatgaaaacaaatgaaaatgtttcacactaaaaaaaattgcattgtAGTTGAGACGAAAATGGAGTTTTGAGACACTCACTGGTGATGCGGGAGAAGTCCGCTTTGGTTTGGCTGAAGATGTCTCCTAAGCCCATCCGGCTAAGGGTGGATTTCAGGTCCAACTCTGCATCAATGGCAAACCTGAGAGAAAACCAACTTGCTTTTAAAAATGACAACATACATTTTTCATGCAATATTTATACTGTGTCACCAATCATTGATTACCATTTTCACACCATTTTTCCTTtatatattaaatgtaatattacATTACACTAAAAGTTCATTCTACCTGGGCAGGGCTAGTTGTCTGTTGACCTTCCTCATTTCCTGCTTCCATTCTTGTAGCCTGTGGCTGCGCAGCTCTCCCAGCAGGGCAGACAGAGGGGCGTCCCGCTCAAACGGAGACACCAGAAGCATACTCAAAGAATCTCCCTCATAAGGAACTTCAATCACGTCATAGTCGACGCCATCTGGGGTTACAAAGTCACCTGCAGACAGATAGAAGGATTAGTGAACCACCGAACAGACTTACACTGATTTACAGATTTACACTGTATTGTAAATGATAGACAGTTTACACACTCACCATAGTTAAACTTCTGTGTGCTCCTCATCATCGGTACTGACACTGTGCTGCCATTGGCTCCATGGAATAACATGTGTTGGGTCATCTTGGGGTCAAATGGTGCCTTCCAAAGCCCATGAAAGTGCATGGCATTGAGCAGGACCAGCCGCGTCTGATCACCAAACGCTCCACTGGGAAGGAACTGGGGAATCATACCTAAGAACACAGGTACACTTGATTAAATGGTGCAGTGGTAGCAATAA from Clupea harengus chromosome 18, Ch_v2.0.2, whole genome shotgun sequence includes the following:
- the serpine1 gene encoding plasminogen activator inhibitor 1, with translation MQSLFVLLTLALCGTGLCNLHELQTDFGLRVFSEAARSSPDQNLALSPYGITSVLGMAQLGAYGNTLNTLTAHMGYSLQERGIPRQQRMLQRDLASEEGVELASGVMVDRKLFLEKSFRRGLAKGFQAMPHQLDFSQPEVALKIINAWVSDHTAGMIPQFLPSGAFGDQTRLVLLNAMHFHGLWKAPFDPKMTQHMLFHGANGSTVSVPMMRSTQKFNYGDFVTPDGVDYDVIEVPYEGDSLSMLLVSPFERDAPLSALLGELRSHRLQEWKQEMRKVNRQLALPRFAIDAELDLKSTLSRMGLGDIFSQTKADFSRITTEEPLCVSKVLQRVKLEVNEEGTKGSSATAAIIFSRMAVEEITLDRPFLFLIKHKHTGAVLFMGQVNQPQEH
- the ap1s1 gene encoding AP-1 complex subunit sigma-1A isoform X2, whose protein sequence is MRFMLLFSRQGKLRLQKWYTATAERDKKKMVRELMQVVLARKPKMCSFLEWRDLKIVYKRYASLYFCCAVEEQDNELITLEVIHRFVELLDKYFGSVCELDIIFNFEKAYFILDEFLMGGEIQDTSKKSVLKAIEQADLLQEEDESPRSVLEEMGLA
- the ap1s1 gene encoding AP-1 complex subunit sigma-1A isoform X3; this encodes MMRFMLLFSRQGKLRLQKWYTATAERDKKKMVRELMQVVLARKPKMCSFLEWRDLKIVYKRYASLYFCCAVEEQDNELITLEVIHRFVELLDKYFGSAYFILDEFLMGGEIQDTSKKSVLKAIEQADLLQEEDESPRSVLEEMGLA
- the ap1s1 gene encoding AP-1 complex subunit sigma-1A isoform X1; this translates as MMRFMLLFSRQGKLRLQKWYTATAERDKKKMVRELMQVVLARKPKMCSFLEWRDLKIVYKRYASLYFCCAVEEQDNELITLEVIHRFVELLDKYFGSVCELDIIFNFEKAYFILDEFLMGGEIQDTSKKSVLKAIEQADLLQEEDESPRSVLEEMGLA